From the Nitrobacter hamburgensis X14 genome, one window contains:
- a CDS encoding DUF2125 domain-containing protein, producing the protein MTATTVAPSKYRRWPIFVMPVLVVIAAAAWSAFWFYAASQVDQTVDAWRAREAASGRIYDCAKRTLGGFPFRLEVHCEDATVELKSQTADQAAIAPLTARLGDILVIAQIYTPKLLIAEFKAPATLSQNGQPVMVVNWKTARSSIVGLPGTPQSADIVFDDLAIDRIAAPAQTPVARASHVELHGRIAENSKPDYPTIETVLELTGASLRDVHPVLTKPFDAVVRAMVHGLKDFTPKPWPERFREMQAAGGRVEIMQSRIQQGDLIAIAAGSLGLTANGRLDGELHMTATGFEKVIPALGIEKMLEQGVPQDTLDKVAPGVKTQDIDNLFGALDRAIPGLGKAVRENANVGVAAGLAAIGQEATLEGKKARSFPLRFVDGAVFVGSLKVAQTPPLF; encoded by the coding sequence ATGACCGCCACCACCGTCGCCCCTTCCAAGTACCGTCGTTGGCCCATTTTCGTCATGCCCGTTCTGGTGGTCATCGCCGCCGCGGCGTGGAGCGCGTTCTGGTTCTATGCGGCCTCGCAGGTCGATCAGACCGTCGATGCCTGGCGCGCGCGCGAAGCCGCGTCCGGGCGCATCTATGATTGTGCCAAACGGACCCTCGGGGGATTCCCGTTCCGGCTGGAGGTTCATTGCGAGGATGCGACCGTCGAGCTGAAGTCCCAGACCGCCGATCAGGCGGCGATAGCGCCCCTGACCGCGCGGCTCGGGGACATTCTGGTGATCGCGCAGATCTACACTCCGAAACTGCTGATCGCGGAGTTCAAGGCTCCGGCGACCCTGTCGCAGAACGGGCAGCCGGTGATGGTCGTCAACTGGAAGACTGCACGCAGCAGCATCGTCGGGTTGCCCGGCACTCCGCAGAGTGCGGATATCGTATTCGACGATCTGGCGATCGACCGCATCGCGGCCCCGGCGCAGACCCCTGTTGCGCGCGCCAGCCATGTGGAGCTTCACGGCCGCATCGCGGAGAACTCCAAACCGGATTACCCGACGATCGAGACCGTCCTCGAATTGACCGGGGCAAGCCTTCGGGACGTTCATCCGGTGCTGACCAAGCCGTTCGATGCCGTTGTCCGCGCGATGGTGCACGGGCTGAAGGATTTCACGCCAAAGCCTTGGCCGGAGCGGTTCCGCGAAATGCAGGCGGCGGGCGGCCGCGTCGAGATCATGCAGTCGCGGATCCAGCAGGGCGATCTGATTGCGATCGCCGCCGGCTCGCTTGGCCTCACCGCTAATGGACGCCTGGACGGTGAGTTGCATATGACCGCGACCGGTTTCGAGAAGGTGATTCCGGCACTCGGAATCGAGAAAATGCTCGAGCAGGGCGTGCCGCAGGACACTCTCGACAAGGTCGCGCCGGGTGTGAAGACACAGGATATCGACAATCTGTTCGGTGCGCTGGATCGGGCGATTCCGGGGTTGGGCAAGGCGGTGCGTGAGAACGCCAACGTCGGCGTCGCTGCGGGCCTCGCCGCGATTGGTCAGGAGGCAACGCTGGAAGGCAAGAAAGCGCGCTCCTTCCCGTTGCGGTTCGTCGACGGCGCGGTCTTCGTCGGGTCACTGAAAGTCGCCCAGACGCCGCCGCTGTTCTGA
- a CDS encoding prephenate/arogenate dehydrogenase family protein: MTAAPLFQRVALIGFGLIGGSIARAARAQGLAGEIVATAHSAKTRARVAELGIADRVVETNAEAADGADLVILSIPVGVCGAVAQEIASHLKPGAIISDVGSVKGAVVRDMAPHLPAGVHFVPAHPVAGTEHSGPDSGFAELFINRWCILTPPEGTDPAAVDRLRAFWTAIGARVETMTPEHHDLVLAITSHLPHLIAYTIVGTAEELGDVTSSEVMKFSAGGFRDFTRIAASDPTMWRDVFLTNKDAVLEMLGTFNEDLSKLTRAMRRGDGEALFEHFTRTRAIRRGIVEIGQNSAAPDFGRLQTSATKKNS; the protein is encoded by the coding sequence ATGACCGCAGCGCCCTTATTCCAGCGGGTCGCGCTGATCGGCTTCGGCCTCATCGGCGGTTCGATCGCGCGCGCGGCGCGCGCGCAAGGCCTCGCCGGCGAAATCGTCGCCACCGCACACTCCGCGAAGACGCGTGCGCGGGTGGCGGAGCTCGGCATCGCCGATCGCGTGGTGGAAACCAACGCCGAAGCCGCTGATGGCGCCGACCTCGTGATCCTCTCCATTCCGGTCGGGGTGTGCGGAGCAGTGGCGCAGGAGATCGCATCTCACCTCAAGCCGGGCGCCATCATCTCCGACGTCGGATCGGTGAAAGGCGCCGTCGTCCGCGACATGGCTCCGCACCTGCCCGCCGGGGTGCATTTCGTGCCCGCGCATCCGGTGGCCGGGACCGAGCACTCGGGTCCGGATTCCGGCTTTGCCGAGCTGTTCATCAACCGCTGGTGCATCCTGACGCCGCCTGAGGGGACGGATCCCGCCGCGGTGGACAGATTGCGCGCGTTCTGGACAGCGATCGGCGCCAGGGTCGAGACCATGACGCCGGAGCATCACGATCTGGTGCTGGCGATCACCAGCCATCTGCCGCACCTGATCGCCTATACCATCGTCGGCACCGCGGAAGAACTCGGAGACGTCACATCCTCCGAAGTGATGAAATTCTCCGCCGGCGGCTTCCGCGACTTCACCCGGATCGCGGCGTCCGATCCCACCATGTGGCGCGACGTATTCTTGACCAACAAGGACGCGGTGCTGGAGATGCTCGGCACCTTCAACGAGGACCTCTCCAAGCTGACGCGCGCCATGCGCCGCGGCGATGGCGAAGCGCTGTTCGAGCATTTTACCCGAACCCGCGCGATCCGGCGCGGCATCGTCGAGATCGGTCAGAACTCTGCTGCCCCCGACTTCGGGCGGCTGCAAACGAGCGCGACGAAGAAGAATTCCTGA
- a CDS encoding pyridoxal phosphate-dependent aminotransferase: MSRPVPNPGILDIAPYTPGKSPVPEAGRKVFKLSANETPFGPSPKAMDAYRNAVAHLQDYPEGTSRVLREAIGRAYGLDPDRIICGAGSDEILNLLAHVYLSHGDEAVSTTHSFLVYPIATTANGAENVVAPEVDYTADVDAILQRVTPKTKMVWLANPNNPTGTYLPFDEIKRLHGGLPPHVLLVLDAAYSDYVSRNDYELGIELAATTGNTVLTHTFSKIHGLAALRIGWMFGPAHVVDAVNRIRGPFNVSTPAMLAAAAAIGDTAHVQMSKVHTEKWRNWLTDEVTKLGLKVTPSVTNFILIHFPTTKGKTASEADAFLTKRGLVLRALDNYGLPNALRMTIGTEEANRLVADGLRDFMAQK, encoded by the coding sequence ATGTCCCGACCGGTGCCGAATCCCGGCATTCTCGATATTGCGCCCTATACGCCCGGCAAGAGCCCGGTGCCGGAAGCGGGCCGCAAGGTGTTCAAGCTGTCAGCCAACGAAACGCCGTTCGGCCCCTCGCCGAAAGCGATGGACGCTTATCGCAATGCCGTGGCGCATCTTCAGGACTATCCGGAAGGCACCTCGCGCGTGCTGCGTGAAGCCATCGGGCGCGCCTACGGCCTCGACCCCGACCGCATCATCTGCGGCGCGGGATCAGACGAAATCCTCAATCTGCTGGCGCACGTCTATCTCAGCCACGGCGACGAAGCGGTTTCGACCACGCACAGTTTTCTGGTGTATCCGATCGCAACCACCGCAAACGGCGCGGAAAACGTCGTCGCGCCGGAGGTCGACTACACCGCCGACGTCGACGCGATCCTTCAGCGGGTGACGCCGAAGACGAAAATGGTCTGGCTCGCGAATCCGAACAACCCGACCGGCACCTATCTGCCGTTCGACGAGATCAAGCGGTTGCACGGCGGGTTGCCGCCGCATGTGCTGCTGGTGCTCGACGCCGCCTATTCGGATTATGTGTCGCGCAACGACTACGAGCTCGGCATCGAACTGGCGGCGACCACCGGCAACACGGTGCTGACGCACACATTCTCCAAGATCCACGGCCTTGCCGCGCTACGGATCGGCTGGATGTTCGGCCCGGCGCACGTCGTCGATGCGGTGAACCGGATTCGCGGACCGTTCAACGTCTCGACGCCGGCGATGCTTGCGGCCGCGGCCGCGATCGGAGACACCGCACACGTCCAGATGTCGAAGGTTCACACGGAAAAGTGGCGCAACTGGCTGACGGACGAAGTGACAAAGCTCGGCCTCAAGGTGACGCCGAGCGTGACCAACTTCATCCTGATCCACTTCCCGACGACGAAGGGCAAGACCGCGTCTGAGGCCGACGCGTTCCTGACCAAACGCGGCCTCGTGCTGCGCGCGCTCGACAATTACGGTCTGCCGAATGCCCTGCGCATGACCATCGGCACCGAGGAAGCCAACCGCCTGGTGGCGGACGGCTTGCGCGACTTCATGGCGCAGAAATGA
- a CDS encoding chorismate mutase: MTKAPPAPPSLDELRKEIDAIDEQVHSLLMRRGDIIDRLISVKQTQEIGSAFRPAREADMMRRLAQRHRGILPLDTVESIWRVIISTFTYVQAPFSLHADLSLGESAMRDSARFHFGFTVPFVPHFNAQAAVEAVANSKGDLALVSATSSRAPWWLALETEGAPKIIARLPFIERADHPATLPVFVVSRVADNARVTEVETWSVRVSGWNADTARALSPLAEIVAVPDTAFDGAALLVSVTGGTSLDTIKSALFEAGASVRSTALVGSHATRYTMPSSGASKS; this comes from the coding sequence ATGACCAAGGCACCCCCGGCGCCGCCCTCGCTCGACGAGCTGCGCAAAGAGATCGACGCCATCGACGAGCAGGTTCACAGCCTGCTGATGCGACGCGGCGACATCATCGACCGCCTGATCTCGGTGAAGCAGACCCAGGAAATCGGCTCCGCGTTCCGCCCGGCGCGCGAAGCCGACATGATGCGCCGTCTGGCGCAGCGTCATCGCGGCATCCTGCCGCTCGACACCGTCGAGAGCATCTGGCGCGTCATCATCTCGACCTTCACCTACGTGCAGGCGCCGTTTTCGCTGCATGCCGATCTATCGCTCGGCGAATCCGCGATGCGGGATTCCGCACGCTTCCACTTCGGCTTCACGGTGCCCTTTGTGCCGCATTTCAATGCGCAGGCGGCCGTGGAGGCCGTGGCGAATTCGAAAGGCGACCTTGCCCTGGTCTCGGCGACCTCGAGCCGTGCGCCATGGTGGCTCGCGCTTGAGACCGAGGGCGCGCCGAAAATCATCGCCCGCCTGCCCTTCATCGAGCGCGCCGACCATCCGGCTACGCTGCCGGTGTTCGTGGTCTCGCGCGTCGCCGACAATGCACGGGTCACTGAAGTGGAGACCTGGAGCGTGCGCGTGTCCGGCTGGAATGCCGATACCGCCCGTGCGCTGTCGCCGCTCGCCGAGATCGTTGCCGTGCCCGATACCGCCTTCGACGGCGCTGCGCTGCTGGTGTCCGTCACTGGAGGCACCAGCCTCGACACGATAAAATCGGCGCTGTTTGAGGCGGGCGCATCGGTCCGTTCGACGGCCCTCGTCGGCAGCCACGCAACACGCTATACGATGCCTTCCAGCGGGGCGTCCAAAAGTTAA
- the metX gene encoding homoserine O-acetyltransferase MetX produces MVNAQSVPTPAHAEYRAQEADHPTSQVAMFAGDQPLPLDCGIDLAPFQIAYQTYGELNAGKSNAILVCHALTGDQHVANVHPVTGKPGWWVTLVGPGKPLDTDKYFVICSNVIGGCMGSTGPASTNPATGTVWGLDFPVITIPDMVRAQAMLIDRLGIDTLFSVVGGSMGGMQVLQWCVAYPQRVFSALPIACSTRHSAQNIAFHELGRQAVMADPDWRDGRYVEQGTYPHRGLGVARMAAHITYLSDAALHRKFGRRMQDRDLPTFSFDADFQVESYLRHQGSSFVERFDANSYLYLTRAMDYFDIAADHNGVLAAAFRDTRTRFCVVSFTSDWLFPTSESRATVHALNAGGARVSFAEIETDRGHDAFLLDLPEFFDIAHAFLVSAGKTRGLAAAGE; encoded by the coding sequence ATGGTAAACGCGCAATCGGTACCGACCCCGGCTCACGCCGAGTATCGAGCCCAGGAAGCAGACCATCCCACCTCGCAGGTCGCGATGTTCGCCGGCGATCAACCGCTGCCGCTCGATTGCGGCATCGATCTCGCGCCTTTCCAGATCGCCTATCAGACCTACGGCGAACTCAACGCCGGAAAGTCCAACGCCATCCTGGTCTGCCATGCGCTGACCGGGGATCAGCATGTCGCCAACGTTCATCCGGTCACCGGCAAGCCCGGCTGGTGGGTGACCCTGGTGGGGCCCGGCAAACCGCTCGACACCGACAAGTATTTTGTAATCTGCTCGAACGTGATCGGCGGCTGCATGGGTTCGACCGGTCCCGCCTCGACCAATCCTGCAACCGGCACGGTATGGGGGCTGGATTTTCCGGTCATCACCATCCCCGACATGGTGCGCGCGCAGGCCATGCTGATCGATCGCCTCGGCATTGACACGCTGTTTTCCGTGGTCGGCGGTTCCATGGGCGGCATGCAGGTGCTGCAGTGGTGCGTCGCCTATCCGCAGCGCGTGTTTTCGGCGCTGCCGATCGCATGCAGCACGCGCCACTCCGCGCAGAACATCGCGTTTCACGAGTTGGGACGGCAGGCGGTGATGGCCGACCCCGACTGGCGCGACGGCCGCTATGTCGAGCAGGGCACCTATCCGCACCGGGGTCTCGGCGTGGCGCGGATGGCCGCGCACATTACCTACCTGTCGGACGCGGCGCTGCATCGCAAGTTCGGACGGCGGATGCAGGATCGCGATCTGCCGACGTTTTCGTTCGACGCGGATTTTCAGGTGGAGAGCTATTTGCGCCACCAGGGGTCGTCGTTCGTCGAGCGCTTCGACGCCAACAGCTATCTCTATCTGACGCGGGCGATGGATTATTTCGACATCGCGGCCGATCATAACGGCGTGCTGGCCGCCGCGTTTCGCGATACGCGGACACGGTTCTGCGTGGTGTCGTTCACGAGCGACTGGTTGTTCCCGACCTCCGAATCGCGCGCAACCGTACATGCGCTCAATGCCGGCGGCGCGCGGGTCTCGTTCGCGGAGATCGAGACCGATCGCGGCCACGACGCCTTCCTGCTCGACCTTCCCGAATTTTTCGACATCGCGCATGCGTTCCTGGTATCGGCGGGAAAGACCCGCGGTCTGGCGGCCGCAGGTGAGTGA
- the metW gene encoding methionine biosynthesis protein MetW, translating to MSVEQPTLPLNDVAPLTGGCYRGDHLLLAEMIAPNSKVLDVGCGDGDLLQLLETRGIDGRGIELSREGVNHCVAKGLAVVQGDADTDLVNYPDDAFDYVILSQTLQATRQPKAVLENLLRIGRRAIVSFPNFGYWKMRVQLLVGGHMPRTDNLPATWYDTPNIHFCTIKDFVQLCGEINVKMERAVALDLYGRPLRFNAPWWFWNMFGEQGVFLLSRGEKNE from the coding sequence ATGAGCGTCGAGCAACCGACCCTGCCGCTGAATGACGTCGCGCCGCTGACGGGCGGCTGCTATCGCGGCGATCATCTCCTGCTGGCCGAGATGATCGCGCCCAATTCGAAGGTCCTGGACGTTGGCTGCGGCGACGGTGACCTTTTGCAGTTGCTCGAGACACGCGGCATCGACGGCCGCGGCATCGAACTGTCGCGCGAGGGCGTCAATCACTGCGTCGCCAAGGGGCTCGCGGTGGTGCAGGGCGACGCCGACACCGACCTCGTCAACTATCCCGACGACGCCTTCGACTATGTGATCCTGTCGCAGACCCTGCAGGCGACGCGGCAGCCCAAGGCGGTGCTGGAAAATCTGTTGCGGATCGGCCGCCGCGCCATCGTATCGTTCCCGAATTTCGGCTACTGGAAGATGCGTGTTCAGCTTCTGGTCGGCGGCCACATGCCGCGCACGGACAACCTGCCGGCGACGTGGTACGATACGCCGAACATCCATTTCTGCACCATCAAGGATTTCGTCCAGCTCTGCGGCGAGATCAACGTCAAGATGGAGCGTGCGGTCGCGCTCGATCTTTACGGCCGGCCGCTGCGGTTCAACGCGCCGTGGTGGTTCTGGAACATGTTCGGGGAGCAGGGCGTGTTTCTGCTCAGCCGAGGAGAGAAGAACGAGTAG
- a CDS encoding TIGR02594 family protein → MFQLVAFRRLPRILALAVCSLAVVAFAAPASARPHHRAGHHAHVHHHKHHHHVRRHHRYRHHQHRHRHTRVSRSRADETGFSDGGFVSNIVSEARRYIGGNPTGRSRLWCARFMNMVLARSGHRGTGSDMASSFAHYGRRVSGPQVGAIAVMSRRGGGHVGVVSGVDRRGNPIVVSGNHGRRVAESVYPRSRVYAYVVPN, encoded by the coding sequence ATGTTTCAGTTAGTTGCGTTTCGCCGGCTGCCGCGTATCCTGGCACTGGCGGTGTGTTCGTTGGCGGTCGTCGCATTCGCGGCTCCGGCCTCGGCAAGGCCTCATCATCGTGCGGGACATCACGCGCACGTTCATCACCACAAACACCATCATCACGTTCGCCGTCACCACCGGTATCGCCATCACCAGCACAGGCACCGTCACACGCGGGTGTCGCGCTCGCGTGCGGACGAAACCGGATTTTCGGACGGAGGCTTCGTGTCGAATATCGTTTCCGAAGCGCGCCGCTATATCGGCGGCAATCCCACCGGCCGCAGCCGACTCTGGTGCGCGCGCTTCATGAACATGGTTCTGGCGCGCTCCGGGCATCGGGGAACGGGCTCCGATATGGCGAGTTCGTTCGCGCATTACGGGCGGCGGGTCTCCGGCCCGCAGGTTGGCGCCATCGCCGTCATGAGCCGACGCGGCGGCGGCCATGTCGGCGTCGTCAGCGGCGTCGATCGGCGCGGCAATCCCATTGTCGTATCGGGCAATCACGGCCGTCGCGTCGCGGAGTCGGTCTATCCGCGCAGCCGCGTCTACGCCTATGTGGTGCCGAACTGA
- a CDS encoding MOSC domain-containing protein codes for MPAVPDAAVAALYRYPVKGLSAEPLPRATLRPGETVPGDRSYAIENGPIGFDPAAPRHFPKARFLMLMRDERLAALHSRYDDASRMLTIHANGEEAVRADLGTADGRAAVERFFAANFTRELKGPPQVLVGNGHSFSDVARKVVSIINLGSIAAIETMVGQPVHPLRFRANLYVRGWPAWSELDLLERTLAIGDIRLKVVKRIVRCTATNVDPETAVRDLDIPNTLTRTLGHRNCGVYAEVVTGGTVRIDDKVETLRESRP; via the coding sequence ATGCCTGCTGTCCCGGATGCGGCCGTCGCCGCCCTTTACCGCTATCCCGTCAAAGGCCTATCCGCCGAACCCCTGCCCCGTGCGACGCTCCGCCCTGGCGAGACCGTTCCCGGCGACCGCAGCTATGCCATCGAGAACGGCCCCATCGGTTTCGACCCGGCCGCGCCTCGGCATTTTCCAAAGGCCAGGTTCCTGATGCTAATGCGCGACGAGCGGCTCGCCGCGCTCCATAGCCGCTACGACGACGCCAGCCGGATGCTCACCATCCACGCCAACGGCGAGGAAGCGGTGCGCGCCGACCTCGGAACCGCCGACGGTCGCGCTGCGGTCGAACGGTTCTTCGCCGCCAACTTCACCCGGGAACTCAAGGGACCGCCACAGGTTCTCGTCGGCAACGGACATAGTTTTTCGGACGTCGCAAGGAAGGTGGTCTCGATCATCAACCTCGGCAGCATCGCCGCCATCGAGACAATGGTCGGGCAGCCGGTCCACCCGCTGCGCTTCCGCGCCAATCTTTACGTCCGTGGCTGGCCGGCCTGGAGCGAACTCGACCTGCTCGAGCGCACGCTCGCGATCGGCGACATCCGGCTCAAGGTGGTCAAGCGCATCGTCCGGTGCACGGCCACCAACGTCGACCCGGAGACAGCAGTTCGCGATCTCGACATTCCGAACACGCTGACGCGAACGCTGGGGCATCGCAATTGCGGGGTCTATGCGGAAGTCGTCACCGGCGGCACGGTCAGGATCGACGACAAGGTCGAAACGCTTCGGGAATCACGCCCATGA
- the clpB gene encoding ATP-dependent chaperone ClpB — MNIEKYTERVRGFIQSAQSLAVREGHQQFTPLHILKVLLDDSEGLAGSLIDRAGGNSRAILKATEAALNKMPKVSGAGAGQIYLAPATARAFDAAEQAAEKAGDSFVTVERLLQALSLDKDSDAFKLLKDGGVTPQNLNAAINALRKGRTADSATAENAYDALKKYARDLTQAARDGKLDPVIGRDEEIRRTIQVLSRRTKNNPVLIGEPGVGKTAIAEGLALRIVNGDVPESLKDKKLLALDLGSLIAGAKYRGEFEERLKAVLQEVTSAAGGIVLFIDEMHTLIGAGKADGAMDASNLLKPALARGELHCVGATTLDEYRKHVEKDAALARRFQPIFVSEPTVEDTISILRGLKDKYEQHHGVRIADAALVAAATLSHRYITDRFLPDKAIDLVDEAAARLKMQVDSKPEELDSLDREIVRLRIEQEALKKENDAGSRMRLENLEKELVDLEKQSADLTSRWNAEKGKLSDAARLKSELDQARIELANAQRRGEYQKAGELAYGRIPELEKRLESIEAGESNTMMNETVTADNIAQVVSRWTGVPVDKMLEGEKEKLLRMEESLAARVVGQSEAVRAVSTAVRRARAGLQDPNRPMGSFMFLGPTGVGKTELTKALAAYLFDNETAMVRIDMSEYMEKHSVARLIGAPPGYVGYDEGGALTEAVRRRPYQVVLFDEIEKAHPDVFNVLLQVLDDGRLTDGQGRTVDFRNTLIIMTSNLGSEFLVNQPEGEDTGAVREQVMGMVRAHFRPEFLNRVDEIILFHRLQKSEMGRIVEIQFARLQKLLEDRKIVLDLDTAARDRLAEKGWDPAYGARPLKRVIQRTVQDPLAEMILAGKVHDGDHVAIAVKGDALTFNGEPPTTAGVEQFEPRVPKRKLH; from the coding sequence ATGAACATTGAAAAGTATACCGAGCGGGTGCGAGGCTTCATCCAGTCGGCGCAATCGCTCGCGGTGCGCGAAGGTCACCAGCAATTTACGCCGCTCCATATCCTGAAAGTGCTGCTCGACGACAGCGAAGGTCTGGCGGGAAGCCTGATCGACCGCGCCGGTGGCAATTCGCGCGCGATCCTGAAGGCGACCGAAGCCGCGCTCAACAAGATGCCGAAGGTGTCGGGCGCCGGCGCGGGCCAGATCTATCTGGCGCCGGCAACCGCGCGCGCGTTCGATGCCGCGGAACAGGCGGCCGAAAAGGCCGGCGACAGCTTCGTCACAGTCGAGCGGCTGTTGCAGGCGCTGTCGCTCGACAAGGACAGCGACGCGTTCAAGTTGCTGAAGGACGGAGGCGTCACGCCGCAGAACCTCAACGCGGCGATCAATGCGCTGCGCAAGGGACGGACCGCGGACAGCGCCACGGCAGAAAACGCCTATGACGCGCTGAAGAAATATGCGCGCGATCTGACGCAGGCGGCGCGCGACGGCAAGCTCGATCCGGTGATCGGCCGCGACGAGGAAATCCGCCGCACGATCCAGGTGCTGTCGCGTCGGACCAAGAACAATCCGGTGCTGATCGGCGAGCCCGGCGTCGGCAAGACCGCGATCGCGGAAGGGCTGGCGCTGCGCATCGTCAACGGCGACGTGCCGGAAAGCCTCAAGGACAAGAAGCTGCTGGCGCTGGATCTCGGGTCGCTGATCGCAGGCGCCAAATACCGCGGCGAGTTCGAGGAGCGGCTCAAGGCGGTGTTGCAGGAAGTGACGTCGGCCGCCGGCGGCATCGTCCTGTTCATCGACGAGATGCACACGCTGATCGGCGCCGGCAAGGCCGATGGCGCCATGGATGCGTCGAATCTGCTGAAGCCGGCGCTGGCGCGCGGCGAGCTGCATTGCGTTGGGGCGACCACGCTCGACGAGTACCGTAAGCACGTCGAGAAGGACGCGGCGCTGGCGCGGCGCTTCCAGCCGATCTTCGTATCCGAGCCGACGGTCGAGGACACGATCTCGATCCTGCGCGGCCTCAAGGACAAGTACGAACAGCATCACGGCGTCCGCATCGCCGACGCCGCGCTGGTCGCGGCCGCCACGTTGTCCCACCGTTATATCACCGACCGCTTCCTGCCCGACAAGGCGATCGATCTGGTGGATGAGGCGGCAGCCCGGCTGAAGATGCAGGTCGATTCCAAACCGGAAGAACTCGACTCGCTCGACCGAGAGATCGTGCGGCTGAGGATCGAGCAGGAGGCGCTGAAGAAGGAGAACGATGCCGGCTCCAGGATGCGCCTCGAGAACCTCGAGAAGGAACTGGTCGATCTGGAAAAGCAGTCAGCGGACCTGACCTCGCGCTGGAACGCCGAGAAGGGCAAGCTGTCGGACGCCGCCAGGCTCAAGAGCGAACTGGATCAGGCGCGGATCGAGCTCGCCAACGCGCAGCGGCGCGGCGAATACCAAAAGGCCGGCGAACTGGCTTATGGACGGATTCCCGAACTCGAAAAGCGTCTGGAGAGCATCGAGGCCGGCGAAAGCAATACGATGATGAACGAAACCGTGACGGCGGACAACATCGCTCAGGTGGTGTCGCGCTGGACCGGCGTTCCCGTCGACAAGATGCTCGAGGGCGAGAAGGAAAAGCTGCTGCGGATGGAAGAGAGCCTTGCGGCGCGTGTCGTCGGACAGTCCGAGGCTGTGCGCGCGGTCTCCACGGCAGTGCGGCGTGCTCGCGCGGGCCTGCAGGATCCCAACCGGCCGATGGGTTCGTTCATGTTCTTAGGGCCCACCGGCGTCGGCAAGACCGAACTGACCAAGGCACTCGCCGCCTATCTGTTCGACAACGAGACCGCGATGGTTCGCATCGACATGTCCGAATACATGGAGAAGCACTCGGTGGCGCGGCTCATCGGCGCGCCTCCGGGTTATGTCGGTTACGACGAGGGCGGTGCGCTCACCGAAGCAGTGCGGCGGCGGCCCTATCAGGTCGTGCTGTTCGACGAGATCGAGAAAGCGCATCCCGATGTGTTCAACGTGCTGCTGCAGGTGCTCGACGACGGCCGGCTGACCGACGGTCAGGGCCGCACCGTGGATTTCCGCAACACGCTCATCATCATGACCTCGAACCTCGGTTCGGAGTTTTTGGTTAACCAGCCCGAGGGCGAGGACACCGGCGCGGTGCGCGAGCAGGTGATGGGGATGGTGCGCGCGCACTTCCGTCCTGAATTCCTCAACCGCGTCGACGAGATCATCCTGTTCCATCGGTTGCAGAAGAGCGAGATGGGCCGGATCGTGGAGATCCAGTTCGCCCGGCTGCAAAAGCTATTGGAAGACCGCAAGATCGTGCTCGATCTCGATACTGCGGCGCGCGACAGGCTGGCCGAGAAAGGCTGGGACCCTGCCTATGGCGCGCGCCCGCTCAAGCGCGTGATCCAGCGCACCGTGCAGGACCCGCTCGCCGAAATGATTTTGGCGGGCAAGGTCCACGACGGCGACCATGTCGCGATTGCGGTGAAAGGCGACGCGCTCACGTTCAACGGCGAGCCGCCAACGACCGCGGGCGTCGAGCAGTTCGAACCGCGGGTGCCGAAGCGCAAGTTGCACTGA